In the Streptobacillus moniliformis DSM 12112 genome, one interval contains:
- a CDS encoding ABC transporter permease: protein MKTNKNSEKDDLMKDIDNLASEVPSGFNVIKREFQKDKVALFSLTFLSILIIVIFFSASFLLDVEDVMKVRLLDKYAAPLEGYWLGADYGGRSILGQLIIGARNSIIIGFSVTIITSFVGIVVGVIISYYGGWIENISMRIIDFISILPTTLIIIVFVTIVPKYNVITFILIMSIFYWTGTARLIRGKVLSEVRRDYINASKTMGTSDLKIIFRELLPNISSLIIVGLTLGFASNLGIETGLTFLGYGLPPQVPSLGILISYATAPEVLADKWWVWMPASMLILIIMLCINYIGEALKRASDARQRLG, encoded by the coding sequence ATGAAGACAAATAAAAATTCGGAAAAAGATGATTTGATGAAAGATATTGATAACTTGGCTAGTGAAGTACCTTCAGGGTTTAATGTCATAAAAAGAGAATTTCAAAAAGATAAAGTTGCTTTATTTTCTCTAACTTTTTTATCAATATTAATTATAGTAATATTTTTCTCAGCATCTTTTTTACTAGATGTAGAAGATGTAATGAAAGTTAGATTATTAGATAAGTATGCAGCACCACTTGAGGGATATTGGCTAGGAGCTGACTATGGAGGACGTAGTATTTTAGGGCAATTAATTATTGGAGCTAGAAATTCTATAATAATAGGATTTTCAGTTACTATTATTACATCATTTGTGGGTATAGTTGTTGGAGTAATTATTTCATATTATGGTGGTTGGATAGAAAATATTTCAATGAGAATTATAGATTTTATAAGTATATTACCAACTACATTAATAATTATAGTGTTTGTTACTATAGTACCAAAATACAATGTAATAACTTTTATATTAATAATGTCTATTTTCTATTGGACAGGAACTGCTAGATTAATTCGTGGTAAGGTATTATCAGAAGTAAGAAGAGATTATATTAATGCATCAAAAACTATGGGGACTAGTGATCTTAAAATAATATTTAGAGAATTACTTCCTAATATTTCATCATTAATTATAGTTGGATTAACTTTAGGATTTGCAAGTAATTTAGGTATAGAAACTGGATTAACATTCCTAGGTTATGGATTACCACCACAAGTTCCATCTTTAGGAATTTTAATAAGTTATGCAACAGCACCAGAAGTACTTGCTGATAAATGGTGGGTATGGATGCCAGCATCAATGTTAATATTAATAATAATGTTATGTATTAACTATATAGGAGAAGCATTAAAGAGAGCTAGCGATGCTAGACAAAGATTAGGATAG
- the rny gene encoding ribonuclease Y → MIIYTLIILVAVLIVLVEFNLIKSRFIKKYGEYSDLELKIFDLKRKLEITKKDVEREIESFRKEETLKVKEELLAQKKLADEEIKVMKSEFLVKEERIAKKEENLELRTNKLEEKEAKLEQRKEKIVEIENELNAMIEKEEKELERISGLTSEQAKEIILIKLEDELDYDKARLIKDYEYNLEREKDRLAKSAIAIAINKAASDYVADATISVVQLPSEEMKGRIIGKEGRNIRALEAATGVDLIIDDTPEAVVLSSFDGVRREVARLTLEKLIQDGRIHPTKIEELVEKSQSEVENSMISAAEEAILEVGIPSLPKEVLKTLGKLKFRTSFGQNVLQHSIEVAHLCSSLATQLGVNVDYAKRAGLLHDIGKAFSHEQEGSHAINGAEFLRKFSKEHPIVINAVEAHHNEVEPTSVEAIIVQAADSISAARPGARRETLSNYLKRLEQLEEIANSHQGIESSYAIQAGRELRLIVKPEEISDDQAVILSRNVVKDIEEKMQYPGQIKVTVVRETRATEYAK, encoded by the coding sequence ATGATTATTTATACATTGATCATCTTAGTTGCAGTATTAATAGTTTTAGTTGAATTTAATCTTATTAAAAGTAGATTTATTAAAAAATATGGCGAATATAGTGATTTAGAATTAAAAATATTTGACCTTAAAAGAAAACTAGAAATTACGAAAAAAGATGTAGAAAGAGAAATAGAATCATTTAGAAAAGAAGAAACTTTAAAAGTTAAAGAAGAATTACTGGCACAAAAAAAATTAGCTGATGAAGAAATTAAAGTAATGAAATCTGAATTTTTAGTAAAAGAAGAAAGAATTGCTAAAAAAGAAGAAAATTTAGAGTTAAGAACAAATAAATTAGAGGAAAAAGAAGCAAAACTTGAACAAAGAAAAGAAAAAATCGTTGAAATTGAAAATGAATTAAATGCAATGATAGAAAAAGAGGAAAAAGAATTAGAAAGAATTTCAGGTTTAACTTCTGAACAAGCAAAAGAAATAATATTAATTAAATTAGAAGATGAATTAGATTATGACAAAGCTCGTTTAATTAAAGATTATGAATATAACTTAGAAAGAGAAAAGGATAGACTGGCAAAATCTGCTATAGCAATAGCAATTAATAAGGCTGCTTCAGATTATGTTGCAGATGCAACTATTTCAGTTGTTCAATTACCTAGTGAAGAAATGAAAGGTAGAATAATTGGAAAAGAAGGAAGAAATATAAGGGCATTAGAAGCTGCAACTGGAGTAGATTTAATAATAGATGACACACCAGAGGCTGTAGTACTTTCATCATTTGATGGTGTAAGAAGAGAAGTTGCAAGATTAACACTTGAAAAATTAATACAAGATGGTAGAATACATCCTACTAAGATAGAAGAATTAGTAGAAAAATCACAATCAGAAGTAGAAAATTCTATGATTAGTGCAGCTGAGGAAGCAATTTTAGAAGTAGGAATACCTTCATTACCTAAGGAAGTTTTAAAAACTTTAGGTAAACTTAAATTTAGAACATCTTTTGGACAAAATGTTCTTCAACATTCAATTGAAGTTGCACATTTATGTTCTAGCCTAGCAACACAATTAGGAGTTAATGTTGATTATGCAAAAAGAGCTGGATTATTACATGATATAGGAAAAGCATTTTCACATGAACAAGAGGGTTCACATGCAATTAATGGAGCAGAATTTTTAAGAAAATTTTCAAAAGAGCATCCTATAGTTATTAATGCTGTTGAAGCACATCATAATGAAGTTGAACCAACTTCTGTTGAAGCTATAATAGTTCAGGCAGCTGATTCTATAAGTGCTGCAAGACCAGGGGCAAGACGTGAAACATTATCAAATTATTTAAAACGTTTAGAACAATTAGAAGAGATAGCAAATTCACATCAAGGTATAGAAAGTTCATATGCTATACAAGCTGGAAGAGAATTAAGATTGATTGTTAAACCAGAAGAAATAAGTGATGACCAAGCAGTAATATTATCAAGAAATGTTGTTAAAGATATTGAAGAAAAAATGCAATATCCAGGGCAGATTAAAGTTACTGTAGTTAGGGAAACAAGAGCAACTGAATATGCAAAATAG
- a CDS encoding M16 family metallopeptidase, with the protein MVKILDVLGIKTLINKIEDDASFTISVCFNTGSVNEKENEKGLSHVLEHMLFTGTNKRNNFEISEEMDFYGAKYNAYTSKEVTNYYFTSLSSKQKETTEIFFDMITDPIFPEDQIKKEKEIIFEEIRMSKDDIWSVVFEQMQENLFEGNLKYNIIGTEESVGSFTREMLIDYYKRNYTRDNLVISVSGNIDEELLINQIKTYFSKLNENKVELTFEKDELKKTDYREKKEINQVNVYILTKNNVKDRSLKDYYIDICLEMIIGDGFSSRLFQEIREKRSLAYSVNAMNFDYKNLKTFGVYIGTSVNKYKESLEVTLQILDNIKKEGITERELEKVKNSILSTRATAKENSKIVGRLLNMYKVFGKVFTDKEIADTLLCISVEDVNNKARILLNNFSTCVIGGIDV; encoded by the coding sequence ATGGTAAAGATATTAGATGTATTAGGAATAAAAACATTGATAAATAAAATAGAAGATGATGCCTCATTTACAATTTCTGTATGTTTTAATACAGGTTCTGTTAATGAGAAAGAAAATGAAAAAGGTCTTTCACATGTATTAGAGCATATGTTATTTACAGGGACTAATAAGAGAAATAATTTTGAAATTTCAGAGGAAATGGATTTTTATGGTGCTAAATATAATGCGTATACTTCAAAAGAAGTTACTAATTATTATTTCACTTCTTTATCAAGTAAACAAAAAGAAACAACAGAAATATTTTTTGATATGATTACAGACCCAATATTTCCAGAAGATCAAATAAAAAAAGAAAAAGAGATAATATTTGAAGAAATAAGAATGTCTAAAGATGATATTTGGTCTGTAGTATTTGAGCAAATGCAAGAAAATTTATTTGAGGGTAATTTGAAATATAATATTATCGGAACTGAAGAGAGTGTAGGTAGTTTTACAAGAGAAATGCTTATAGATTATTATAAAAGAAATTATACAAGAGATAATTTAGTTATATCAGTTTCTGGTAATATTGATGAAGAATTGTTAATTAATCAGATAAAAACATATTTTTCAAAATTAAATGAAAATAAAGTTGAACTTACTTTTGAAAAAGATGAATTAAAGAAAACAGATTATAGAGAAAAAAAAGAAATAAATCAAGTAAATGTATATATACTTACTAAAAATAATGTAAAGGATAGAAGTTTAAAAGATTATTACATAGATATATGTTTAGAGATGATTATAGGGGATGGATTTAGTTCAAGACTATTTCAAGAAATTAGAGAGAAAAGAAGTTTAGCCTATTCTGTAAATGCTATGAATTTTGATTATAAGAATTTAAAGACTTTTGGTGTATATATAGGTACATCTGTTAATAAATATAAAGAATCTCTTGAAGTTACTTTACAAATATTAGATAATATAAAGAAAGAAGGAATTACTGAAAGAGAATTAGAAAAAGTAAAAAATTCTATTCTTTCAACTAGAGCAACAGCTAAAGAAAATAGTAAAATTGTTGGAAGATTATTAAATATGTATAAAGTATTTGGAAAAGTATTTACTGATAAAGAGATTGCAGATACGCTATTATGTATTAGTGTAGAAGATGTAAATAATAAAGCAAGAATTTTATTAAATAATTTTAGTACTTGTGTAATAGGAGGTATAGATGTTTAG
- a CDS encoding M24 family metallopeptidase codes for MKKDKVIEYIVNTGLDTIIFTTPKNIEYLTGFSCDPHERALMYVINKKGDEFILCPKLEEEVAKKSTENINIIGYLDTENPYIKLHEFTNDILNLGIEKEHITVLRYEAIIDVFKVENIKDVSHLIRDLRKKKSKLELEFMREAANLADKCMEIAANNIRKGITELELKSIIENEIKKYGVSKMSFDTIVLFGEMAANPHGESSNRALKDNEYVLIDLGCYYKGYASDITRCMPFGKVSDFDKSIYDLVLKANTEAIKAVKPGVSFAYIDKIARDIITEAGYGEYFNHRLGHGLGMDCHEYPDVSQKTTDLLEVGMTFTIEPGIYIPNKVGIRIEDDIYVTENGCEVLTKYPK; via the coding sequence ATGAAAAAAGATAAAGTCATTGAATATATCGTAAATACAGGACTTGATACTATTATATTCACTACACCAAAGAATATTGAATATCTTACAGGTTTTTCTTGTGATCCACATGAAAGAGCTTTGATGTATGTGATAAATAAAAAAGGTGATGAATTTATTCTATGTCCAAAACTAGAGGAAGAAGTTGCAAAAAAATCTACAGAAAACATTAATATAATAGGATATTTAGATACTGAAAATCCATATATTAAATTACATGAATTTACTAATGATATATTAAATCTTGGTATAGAAAAAGAACATATTACTGTATTAAGATATGAGGCAATAATTGATGTGTTTAAGGTAGAGAATATAAAAGATGTTTCTCATTTAATTCGTGATCTTAGAAAGAAAAAATCTAAGCTAGAATTAGAGTTTATGAGAGAAGCTGCAAATCTTGCTGATAAATGTATGGAAATTGCTGCAAATAATATTAGAAAAGGAATAACAGAATTAGAATTAAAATCAATAATAGAAAATGAAATAAAAAAATATGGTGTTTCTAAAATGAGTTTTGATACTATAGTTCTATTTGGAGAAATGGCTGCAAATCCACATGGTGAAAGTAGCAATAGAGCTTTAAAAGATAATGAATATGTCTTAATAGACTTAGGTTGCTATTACAAAGGATATGCTAGTGATATTACTAGATGTATGCCATTTGGTAAAGTAAGTGATTTTGATAAATCTATATACGATTTAGTTCTTAAAGCAAATACAGAGGCAATTAAAGCCGTAAAACCTGGTGTTAGTTTTGCATACATTGATAAGATTGCAAGAGATATAATAACTGAAGCTGGATATGGGGAATATTTTAATCATAGATTAGGGCATGGACTTGGTATGGATTGTCATGAATATCCTGATGTTTCACAAAAAACAACAGATTTATTAGAAGTAGGAATGACATTTACTATAGAACCAGGAATATATATACCAAATAAGGTAGGAATAAGAATAGAAGATGATATATACGTTACAGAAAATGGTTGTGAAGTTTTAACAAAATATCCAAAATAA
- a CDS encoding CvpA family protein: MILDILIIILTLLFIIMGYKNGFVKSAFNLIKLVIVIYFTPMFLPMVELIANIRANNVIIRYLVYFAIFIVLYLLVSIVINMITKLIGMTPLGIVNKLLGAVFGLVKASIIIVFAIIIMLFASNKFDNVKEVLYSSILVEYISINSGAYNSLFPEFIKDKLDDFRTYNLEKNFKRKLLKEIKEGI; this comes from the coding sequence ATGATATTAGATATTTTGATAATTATATTAACATTATTATTTATAATTATGGGTTATAAAAATGGTTTTGTAAAATCAGCTTTTAATTTAATTAAATTGGTAATAGTAATTTACTTTACACCTATGTTTTTACCTATGGTTGAATTAATAGCTAATATTAGAGCAAATAATGTAATAATTAGATACCTAGTATATTTTGCTATATTCATAGTTTTATACTTATTAGTATCTATAGTTATTAATATGATAACAAAATTAATAGGAATGACACCACTAGGTATTGTAAATAAATTACTTGGTGCAGTATTTGGTTTAGTAAAAGCAAGTATTATTATAGTATTTGCTATTATAATAATGTTATTTGCATCAAATAAATTTGATAATGTTAAAGAAGTATTATATAGTTCTATATTAGTAGAATATATTTCTATTAATTCTGGAGCATACAATTCATTATTTCCAGAATTTATAAAAGATAAATTAGATGATTTTAGAACATATAATCTTGAAAAAAATTTTAAGAGAAAACTTTTAAAAGAAATAAAAGAAGGAATATAA
- the alr gene encoding alanine racemase, translating to MNVYAIIDLDAFKKNLDKILEKIPASKVMAIVKANAYGHGSIKIVESAIEKGINFFGVARIEEAEEILNIFPKVDVLVLSPIMKSDIENAVSKGIHLTISSFEDIEYILENKINGNFHYALDTGMGRIGFMEDEIYRAFSMLKPIGIYSHLSSADNDNEYTNMQIEKFNRIVNDLDVKYKHILNSFGSINNYEDYDLYRLGIIMYGAEMTDIFKPVMTFKARVNHIKVLEKDTYIGYSKTYLASCGEKIATISCGYADGMLRSMSNRSKVYFNGKYYPIVGNICMDQFMIKVDDDIKVNDYVEIFGNNILVGDLAKELNTISYELLCAISHRVKRIYWMEEK from the coding sequence ATGAATGTTTATGCAATAATTGATTTAGATGCTTTCAAGAAAAATTTAGATAAAATTTTAGAAAAAATTCCTGCAAGTAAAGTAATGGCAATAGTTAAGGCAAATGCTTATGGACATGGTTCTATAAAAATTGTTGAAAGTGCTATAGAAAAAGGAATAAACTTTTTTGGTGTTGCAAGGATAGAAGAAGCTGAAGAAATATTAAATATATTTCCAAAAGTTGATGTTTTAGTACTATCACCAATTATGAAATCTGATATTGAAAATGCAGTTTCAAAGGGAATACATTTAACTATTTCTAGTTTTGAAGATATAGAATATATATTAGAAAATAAGATAAATGGAAATTTTCATTATGCCCTAGATACTGGTATGGGTAGAATAGGATTTATGGAAGATGAGATATATAGAGCATTTAGTATGCTTAAACCAATAGGTATATATTCACATTTATCATCTGCTGATAATGATAATGAATATACAAATATGCAGATAGAAAAATTTAATAGAATTGTTAATGATTTAGATGTTAAATATAAGCATATATTAAATAGTTTTGGTAGTATCAATAATTATGAAGATTATGATTTATATAGATTAGGTATAATAATGTATGGTGCAGAAATGACAGATATTTTTAAACCTGTTATGACTTTTAAGGCTAGAGTAAATCATATTAAGGTTTTAGAAAAAGACACATATATTGGATATTCTAAAACATATTTAGCAAGTTGTGGAGAAAAAATTGCAACCATATCCTGTGGTTATGCAGATGGGATGTTAAGATCTATGTCTAATAGATCAAAAGTTTATTTTAATGGCAAATATTATCCTATTGTAGGTAATATATGTATGGATCAATTTATGATAAAAGTAGATGATGATATTAAGGTAAATGATTATGTAGAAATATTTGGTAATAACATTTTAGTTGGTGATTTAGCAAAAGAGTTAAATACAATTAGTTATGAATTATTATGTGCTATTTCACATAGAGTTAAAAGAATATATTGGATGGAGGAAAAATGA
- the rodA gene encoding rod shape-determining protein RodA, producing MFSKRSYAKLRNRVHRLDKSLLLVVYLLVFVSTAFVYSATRSMYYVKSNLLWTFVGTLILIVAIFIDYRFTKKIIKPIYVFSGLLLLYTRFFGVVKLGARRWINIGITQIQPSEFVKIFLIMIYSFWFVKKFPNGINSFKHIILAFIPGIPILGLLLLQPDLGTTLILCFSFLCMLYLSNANVKPIVIIFLILGIMSVPTYMFVLKDYQKTRIEVFLNPEKDLKNKGWHVAQSKISIGSGGLSGKGYLEGSQSRLKFLPEPQTDFIFSVIGEEIGFLGSTFVLSLYFLLIYIIINISKKIIDDYGRIILYGISGIFLAHVIINVGMTLGIVPVTGKPLLLMSYGGSSFISSFLMISLIQNIKIYNGDDDDK from the coding sequence ATGTTTAGTAAAAGAAGTTATGCAAAATTAAGAAATCGTGTACATAGATTAGATAAATCATTATTACTTGTAGTTTATTTACTTGTATTTGTAAGTACAGCTTTTGTATATAGTGCAACAAGATCTATGTATTATGTAAAAAGTAATTTATTATGGACATTTGTAGGAACTTTAATATTAATAGTAGCTATATTTATAGATTATAGGTTCACTAAAAAAATAATAAAACCTATATATGTATTTTCTGGTTTACTTTTATTATATACAAGATTTTTTGGAGTAGTTAAACTTGGAGCAAGAAGATGGATTAATATTGGAATTACACAAATTCAACCATCAGAATTTGTAAAAATATTTTTGATAATGATATATTCATTTTGGTTTGTAAAGAAGTTTCCAAATGGTATTAATTCATTTAAACATATTATTCTAGCATTTATTCCAGGTATACCTATATTAGGATTATTATTATTACAACCAGATTTAGGTACGACATTAATATTATGTTTTTCTTTTTTATGCATGCTATATTTATCTAATGCTAATGTTAAACCTATAGTAATAATATTTTTAATACTTGGTATTATGAGTGTACCAACATATATGTTTGTCTTAAAAGATTATCAAAAGACAAGAATAGAAGTTTTCCTTAACCCAGAAAAGGATTTAAAGAATAAAGGTTGGCATGTTGCTCAATCTAAAATATCTATAGGATCTGGAGGTCTGTCAGGTAAAGGTTATTTAGAAGGTAGCCAAAGTAGACTTAAATTCTTACCTGAACCACAAACAGATTTCATATTTTCAGTTATAGGTGAAGAAATAGGATTTTTAGGCTCGACATTTGTACTATCCTTATATTTCCTTTTAATATATATAATTATAAATATTTCTAAAAAAATTATTGATGATTACGGTAGAATAATACTTTATGGAATATCAGGAATATTTTTAGCTCATGTTATAATAAATGTTGGAATGACTTTAGGTATAGTTCCTGTTACAGGAAAACCATTGCTTCTAATGAGTTATGGAGGTTCTTCATTTATATCCTCATTTTTAATGATATCTTTAATACAAAATATTAAGATATATAATGGAGATGACGATGATAAATAA
- a CDS encoding TIGR00282 family metallophosphoesterase — MKFAIIGDVVGLSGENVLFKFLSKRGDNYDFIIVNAENIDKGFGILPNNAKSMFNYGVDVITLGNHSFDKKEIYNYLDSEHRIIRPYNFSKNSPGKGYTIIKKNDVRIAVVSLQGKVYMNAVNCPFLAIDELYEEIGDKADIIIVDFHAEVTSEKNAMGWNLAGKASLVYGTHTHIQTADERILLNKTGYITDIGMTGGHDGVIGMNRKEIIKKFKDGMPVRYTVCEENKRINGIEVEIDTKTGKTLSIDRINLSYEKI; from the coding sequence ATGAAATTTGCAATTATAGGAGATGTAGTTGGATTATCAGGAGAAAATGTATTGTTTAAATTTTTATCTAAAAGAGGAGATAATTACGATTTTATTATCGTTAATGCTGAAAATATAGATAAGGGATTTGGAATACTTCCAAATAATGCTAAAAGTATGTTTAATTATGGTGTAGATGTAATTACTCTTGGGAATCATAGCTTTGATAAAAAAGAAATATATAATTATTTAGATAGCGAACATAGAATAATTAGACCATATAATTTTTCTAAGAATAGTCCAGGGAAAGGATATACTATAATTAAAAAAAATGATGTTAGAATAGCAGTAGTAAGTTTGCAAGGAAAAGTATATATGAATGCAGTAAATTGTCCCTTTTTGGCAATTGATGAATTATATGAAGAAATAGGGGATAAAGCAGATATAATTATAGTTGATTTTCATGCAGAGGTAACTTCAGAAAAAAATGCTATGGGTTGGAATTTAGCAGGTAAAGCTTCTCTTGTATATGGAACTCATACACATATACAAACGGCAGACGAAAGAATATTATTAAATAAAACAGGATATATTACTGATATAGGTATGACTGGTGGTCATGATGGTGTAATTGGTATGAATAGAAAAGAGATTATAAAAAAATTTAAAGATGGAATGCCTGTTAGATATACCGTTTGTGAAGAAAATAAAAGAATTAATGGAATTGAAGTTGAAATAGATACTAAAACAGGTAAAACATTAAGTATTGATAGAATAAATTTATCTTACGAAAAAATATAG
- the opp4B gene encoding oligopeptide ABC transporter permease, protein MWKTVLRRVLAMIPQLFILSIIVFIVAKLMPGDPFTGLISPTTPPEAIEKLRREAGLYDPLYTQYVNWMSRAFNGNFGISYTYKLPVTRIIGERIYNTFFLSLLSVILMYSVALPLGILSGRYNESRLDKIVTIYNFVSYAIPTFILSLLMVFVFGYKLRIFPTGGSVDLGYVPGTLDYVINKLYHLILPAITYALLATTWTIRYLRSEIIDSKSLDYVKTAKAKGVPESVIYSKHIFRNSVLPIAAFLGYTITGLFGGSIFIETIFNYPGMGQLFISSISSRDYSVITTLILFYGFLSLMGSLLSDILLMIVDPRIRIE, encoded by the coding sequence ATGTGGAAAACAGTCTTAAGAAGAGTTTTAGCGATGATACCTCAACTATTTATCTTAAGTATAATAGTATTTATTGTTGCTAAATTAATGCCAGGAGATCCATTTACAGGATTAATTTCACCAACAACACCACCTGAAGCTATAGAAAAATTAAGAAGAGAAGCAGGATTATATGATCCTTTATATACTCAATATGTAAATTGGATGAGTAGAGCATTTAATGGAAACTTTGGTATAAGTTATACATATAAGTTACCAGTTACAAGAATTATAGGGGAAAGAATATATAATACATTCTTTTTATCATTATTATCTGTTATATTAATGTATTCTGTAGCATTACCATTAGGTATATTAAGTGGAAGATATAATGAGTCAAGATTAGATAAGATAGTAACTATTTATAATTTTGTAAGTTATGCAATACCTACATTTATACTATCATTATTAATGGTATTTGTGTTTGGGTATAAGTTAAGAATATTCCCAACTGGTGGATCAGTTGATTTAGGTTATGTGCCAGGAACTTTAGATTATGTAATTAATAAATTATATCATTTAATATTACCAGCAATAACATATGCACTGCTTGCTACAACATGGACTATAAGATATTTAAGAAGTGAAATAATAGATTCTAAATCTTTGGATTATGTTAAAACTGCAAAGGCAAAAGGTGTACCAGAATCTGTAATTTATTCAAAACATATTTTTAGAAATTCTGTTTTACCTATTGCAGCCTTTTTAGGTTATACAATTACAGGATTATTTGGAGGATCTATATTTATAGAAACAATATTTAATTATCCTGGTATGGGTCAATTATTTATTTCTTCAATATCATCAAGAGATTATTCAGTTATTACAACATTAATATTATTTTATGGATTTTTAAGTTTAATGGGTTCATTACTATCTGATATTTTATTAATGATAGTAGATCCAAGAATAAGAATAGAGTAA
- the cmk gene encoding (d)CMP kinase translates to MIIAIDGPSGSGKSTVAKKIAQKLDIAHLDTGAMYRLLGYKMIKDNLNLDNISDVLKELNIDIKGNSFYLDNVDVSKEIRENNVSMMASKVSKIKKVREFMVDLQREISKNKSVILDGRDIGTVVFPNADLKIYLNASAEVRAKRRYLEDQKLEYNKILEDIIKRDYEDMNREYSPLRKSEDAIEINTDNLTFDEVLNKILKLVNKHECLCNN, encoded by the coding sequence ATGATTATAGCTATAGATGGTCCTTCAGGTAGTGGGAAAAGTACTGTTGCAAAAAAAATAGCTCAAAAACTTGATATAGCTCATTTAGATACAGGTGCTATGTATAGATTATTAGGATATAAGATGATAAAAGATAATTTAAATTTAGATAACATTAGCGATGTATTAAAAGAATTAAATATAGATATCAAAGGTAATTCTTTTTATTTAGATAATGTAGATGTCAGTAAGGAAATTAGAGAAAATAATGTTTCTATGATGGCATCAAAGGTATCTAAAATTAAGAAAGTAAGAGAATTTATGGTTGATTTACAAAGAGAGATATCAAAAAATAAATCAGTAATATTAGATGGTAGAGATATAGGAACAGTAGTATTTCCAAATGCAGATCTTAAAATATATTTAAATGCTTCTGCTGAAGTAAGGGCAAAAAGAAGATATTTAGAAGATCAAAAATTAGAATATAATAAAATACTTGAGGATATAATTAAAAGGGATTATGAAGATATGAATAGAGAATATTCCCCTTTAAGAAAATCAGAAGATGCTATTGAGATTAATACAGATAATTTAACTTTTGATGAGGTTTTAAATAAGATATTAAAGCTGGTGAATAAACATGAATGTTTATGCAATAATTGA